A region from the Mesorhizobium sp. J8 genome encodes:
- a CDS encoding MFS transporter, which produces MTAEAVSPAVVPLRDAWRGLLWFVPLTGLWLLLIYRWPAIPDSGVPTTFHQLAAHGLIALGLWLGLEQTGLTAGQRRATWLAIMIPDTLWFAVAWSAAINGVFHPDATSLPALPSAIVLPVIIGAPLLLLSRRIGQVLDAMPASWLVALQLYRVFGSWALAAWLHGALPAVFAVPAGIGDVLTGLFALPAAIAAATGTAGGRRAATLWNILGLADFAVAITMGIITSPGPWQLIVPDVLSIGAGNYPGVLTPAFVVPSSILLHVLSLRQLRRLSAIPGKV; this is translated from the coding sequence ATGACCGCCGAAGCTGTTTCCCCTGCCGTCGTTCCACTGCGCGACGCCTGGCGAGGCCTGCTGTGGTTCGTGCCGCTCACAGGGCTGTGGCTACTCTTGATCTATCGTTGGCCGGCGATCCCGGACAGCGGCGTTCCGACCACGTTTCACCAGCTCGCCGCTCACGGTCTCATCGCTCTCGGATTGTGGCTCGGCCTCGAGCAGACGGGCCTGACGGCGGGCCAACGTCGCGCGACTTGGCTGGCGATCATGATCCCGGATACGCTATGGTTCGCCGTCGCTTGGAGCGCCGCGATCAATGGCGTCTTCCACCCGGACGCCACATCCTTACCGGCGTTGCCGTCGGCCATCGTCCTGCCGGTGATCATCGGCGCACCGCTGTTGCTGCTTTCCAGGCGGATCGGGCAGGTGCTCGATGCGATGCCGGCGAGCTGGCTCGTCGCGCTTCAGCTCTACCGGGTATTCGGCAGTTGGGCGCTCGCGGCGTGGCTGCACGGCGCGCTGCCCGCCGTGTTCGCAGTGCCCGCGGGTATCGGCGACGTGCTGACAGGGCTGTTCGCGTTGCCGGCGGCGATCGCTGCGGCGACCGGCACAGCCGGCGGCCGGAGGGCAGCAACCCTCTGGAACATCCTTGGCCTTGCCGATTTCGCTGTCGCGATCACCATGGGCATAATCACTTCGCCCGGCCCGTGGCAATTGATCGTTCCGGATGTGCTGAGCATCGGCGCCGGGAATTATCCGGGTGTGCTGACCCCTGCTTTCGTGGTGCCAAGCTCAATACTGCTGCACGTTTTATCGCTGCGCCAGCTACGCCGCCTTAGCGCAATTCCAGGAAAAGTGTGA
- a CDS encoding carbohydrate ABC transporter permease, whose product MSIHDLSVPIAVPARSWRDRLGSIVPILVLAPSLAASFVYVFVFTGWTLYLSLSDSTLLPSYGFAGLDNYVSLWSNRRWNIAYTNLFLFSGFYIVGSMAVGLLLAILIDQRVRGEAVWRTIFLYPLAVSFIVTGTVWSWLYNPADGIQALVRGLGWSDFSFALTSDRNHAIYAVIITGVWQSSGFAMALFLAGLRSVDPDLVKAAQIDGASVVRTYRKVILPTIAPIFLAVAVIQIQFAIKTFDLVAALTRGGPGISTTFPAIYVYDLMFQRGEIGEGAAAAVMMLAALAVVLVPYSLWVVWRRRAEAGNG is encoded by the coding sequence ATGTCCATCCACGACCTATCCGTTCCGATAGCCGTGCCCGCCCGCTCGTGGCGGGATCGTCTGGGATCGATCGTGCCGATCCTCGTGCTCGCCCCTTCGCTCGCGGCGAGCTTCGTCTATGTCTTCGTGTTCACGGGCTGGACGCTCTATCTGTCGCTGTCGGACTCGACACTTTTGCCGAGCTACGGCTTTGCGGGCCTCGACAACTACGTATCGCTCTGGTCCAACCGGCGCTGGAACATCGCCTACACCAACCTTTTCCTGTTCAGCGGCTTCTATATCGTGGGCTCGATGGCGGTCGGGCTGCTGCTGGCCATCCTGATCGACCAGCGCGTGCGCGGCGAGGCGGTGTGGCGGACGATCTTCCTCTATCCGCTGGCGGTTTCCTTCATCGTCACCGGCACCGTCTGGAGCTGGCTCTACAATCCGGCCGACGGCATCCAGGCGCTGGTGCGCGGGCTGGGCTGGAGCGACTTCAGCTTCGCGCTCACCAGCGATCGCAACCACGCAATCTATGCGGTGATCATCACCGGCGTCTGGCAGTCTTCCGGTTTCGCCATGGCGCTTTTCCTGGCTGGCCTGCGCTCGGTCGACCCGGATCTGGTGAAGGCGGCGCAGATCGACGGCGCATCGGTCGTGCGCACCTACAGGAAAGTCATTCTGCCGACCATCGCGCCGATCTTCCTTGCGGTGGCCGTCATCCAGATCCAGTTCGCCATCAAGACGTTCGACCTCGTTGCCGCCCTGACCCGCGGCGGGCCGGGCATCTCGACCACGTTCCCAGCCATCTACGTCTACGATCTGATGTTCCAGCGTGGTGAGATCGGCGAGGGCGCGGCCGCAGCGGTCATGATGCTGGCCGCGCTTGCGGTGGTGCTGGTGCCCTATTCGCTGTGGGTGGTGTGGCGCCGACGGGCGGAGGCGGGAAATGGCTGA
- a CDS encoding acetoacetate decarboxylase: protein MEIADVVKRAYAMPLTNPSFPPGPYRFFDREYIIITYRTTREALEAVVPAPLEIDEPLVKYEFIRMPDSTGFGDYTETGQVIPVRYKGQHGGYVHSMYLDDDAPIAGGRELWGFPKKLASPKIVHEGEVVVGTLHYGSVLCATGTMGYKHREADHDQVLASLAAPNFLIKIIPHVDGSPRICELVRYYLTDVTLKEAWTAPAALDLRPHVMADVAKLPVLDIVSAVHFTADLTLGLGEVVHDYLADHGRSAAGAKELEKAGA from the coding sequence ATGGAAATCGCCGATGTCGTGAAGCGCGCCTATGCGATGCCGCTCACCAACCCGTCCTTCCCGCCCGGCCCTTATCGTTTCTTCGACCGCGAATACATCATCATCACCTACCGCACGACGCGCGAGGCGCTCGAAGCCGTCGTGCCGGCGCCGCTCGAGATCGACGAGCCGCTGGTCAAATACGAATTCATCCGCATGCCGGATTCGACCGGCTTCGGCGATTACACCGAGACCGGCCAGGTCATCCCGGTGCGCTACAAAGGCCAGCACGGCGGCTATGTGCACTCGATGTATCTCGACGACGACGCGCCGATCGCCGGCGGCCGCGAGCTCTGGGGTTTCCCGAAGAAGCTCGCCAGCCCCAAGATCGTGCATGAGGGCGAGGTGGTGGTGGGCACGCTGCACTATGGCAGCGTTCTGTGCGCCACCGGCACCATGGGCTACAAGCATCGCGAGGCCGATCACGACCAGGTGCTGGCCTCGCTCGCCGCGCCCAATTTCCTGATCAAGATCATCCCGCATGTCGACGGCAGCCCGCGCATCTGCGAGCTGGTCCGCTACTATCTCACCGACGTCACGCTGAAGGAGGCCTGGACGGCGCCGGCCGCGCTCGACCTGCGCCCGCATGTCATGGCCGATGTCGCCAAGCTGCCTGTGCTCGACATCGTCTCGGCTGTTCACTTCACCGCCGACCTGACGCTCGGCCTCGGGGAGGTCGTGCATGATTATCTCGCCGACCACGGCCGATCGGCCGCCGGCGCGAAGGAACTGGAGAAAGCCGGTGCTTGA
- a CDS encoding ROK family transcriptional regulator, producing MTKSLLRSLLDGQPPGTPESLIVRCLSQRGAISAAQIARLTGLARSTVSTALTGLKKSGIVAELAAADETAKSVGRPPATLTLNPEAGTCVGVHLSLDEIRVAVADVSHSFISEKIIPLGLDYPPDRAAKLTKAAIAQCYEENSLSASGLLGVGVSVSGPVSPEGFVQRASIVPTWAGVNIRHVFGPVLEQPIFAANESNCAAIAEMMWGAAVGYEDFVLFKIDLGVGGAIVQHGRVVTGIAGGAGEFGHMSIDPAGDLCRCGNRGCLELYASFNRPLEQIARVMGRRVTMDDVIGMAEQGDVGALRMIEDTADMAGRGLGMIGSVLNPPLIIIGGRMALAGDILLAPLIAAYERHTLIKARDVAPDRRTRIIVGKHTENDSLLGAVGLVLSHYGRLQ from the coding sequence ATGACAAAAAGCCTCCTCAGATCGCTGCTGGACGGTCAACCTCCGGGCACGCCTGAAAGTCTGATTGTCCGCTGTCTCAGCCAGCGCGGCGCCATTTCCGCCGCGCAAATCGCCCGACTCACCGGCTTAGCCCGCTCGACCGTCTCCACGGCTTTGACTGGTCTGAAGAAGTCAGGAATCGTGGCGGAACTGGCGGCGGCTGACGAAACAGCCAAAAGCGTCGGCCGGCCGCCGGCGACGCTGACGCTCAATCCTGAAGCCGGCACGTGCGTTGGCGTTCATCTTAGTCTCGACGAAATCCGGGTCGCTGTAGCCGACGTCTCGCATTCATTCATCTCCGAAAAAATTATCCCACTCGGTCTGGATTATCCTCCAGACCGGGCGGCCAAGCTCACCAAGGCGGCGATCGCGCAATGCTACGAGGAGAACAGCTTGTCTGCGTCCGGCCTCCTGGGTGTCGGGGTTTCTGTGTCGGGACCGGTCAGCCCCGAAGGCTTCGTCCAGCGGGCCAGCATCGTTCCCACTTGGGCCGGCGTCAACATCCGACATGTGTTTGGGCCGGTGCTGGAGCAGCCGATCTTCGCAGCCAATGAAAGCAACTGCGCCGCCATTGCCGAGATGATGTGGGGCGCCGCTGTCGGTTACGAGGACTTTGTCCTGTTCAAGATCGACCTCGGGGTCGGCGGCGCGATCGTCCAGCACGGACGCGTCGTCACCGGAATTGCCGGCGGGGCAGGCGAATTCGGTCACATGAGCATCGATCCGGCAGGCGATCTTTGCCGCTGCGGCAATCGAGGCTGCCTGGAACTCTACGCCAGCTTCAACCGGCCGTTGGAGCAGATCGCGCGCGTGATGGGCCGGCGCGTCACGATGGACGACGTGATCGGCATGGCCGAACAGGGCGATGTCGGAGCATTGCGGATGATCGAGGATACGGCGGACATGGCGGGCCGAGGCCTGGGCATGATCGGATCCGTTCTGAATCCGCCCCTCATCATCATCGGAGGACGCATGGCGCTCGCTGGCGACATCCTGCTTGCGCCACTCATTGCAGCCTATGAGCGGCACACCCTAATCAAGGCGCGGGATGTCGCCCCCGACAGGCGCACGCGAATAATCGTCGGCAAGCACACCGAAAACGATTCGCTGCTTGGAGCCGTCGGCCTCGTCCTGAGCCATTACGGGCGACTTCAATAG
- a CDS encoding patatin-like phospholipase family protein, translating to MLERNRSKTTAAATIAEITAQYDRVALVFQGGGALGAYQAGVYQALADAGCEPTWLSGVSIGAINASIIAGNEPSRRLQRLEQFWQTVSGRKIWAYTPEGDIYRDIRNQTSSFMTMTMGQPGFFKPRSPNPWFQLAGAEGATSFYDTAELKDTLESLIDFDVLNDGKKRLSVGAVNVRTGNFVYFDTDKVRIGPEHIMASGALPPAFPSIRIEGEYYWDGGIVSNTPLQYLLDQEEDRSSLVFQVDLFSARGVLPRGMADVLSRHKDIMYSSRTRQNTDNFQRIHALKMKLLDALRRVPPEQLKDGEKELMADYSDAGVVNIVHLIYQHKGYEGHAKDYEFSGTSMREHWEMGLEDTERTLRHKKWLMLPDNAEGVTIHDLHREDPT from the coding sequence GTGCTTGAGCGTAACCGCAGCAAGACGACCGCCGCCGCTACCATTGCGGAAATCACGGCGCAGTACGATCGCGTCGCCCTGGTCTTTCAGGGCGGAGGCGCGCTCGGCGCCTATCAGGCGGGAGTCTATCAGGCGCTTGCCGACGCCGGCTGCGAGCCGACCTGGCTCTCGGGCGTCTCGATCGGCGCCATCAACGCTTCGATCATCGCCGGCAACGAGCCGAGCCGCCGCCTGCAGCGGCTGGAGCAGTTCTGGCAGACCGTCTCGGGCCGCAAGATCTGGGCCTATACGCCCGAAGGCGACATCTATCGCGATATCCGCAACCAGACCTCGTCCTTCATGACCATGACCATGGGCCAGCCCGGCTTCTTCAAGCCGCGCAGCCCCAACCCCTGGTTCCAGCTGGCGGGAGCCGAAGGCGCCACCAGCTTCTACGACACCGCCGAGCTCAAGGACACGCTGGAAAGCCTGATCGACTTCGACGTGCTGAACGACGGCAAAAAGCGCTTGAGCGTCGGCGCGGTCAATGTCCGGACCGGCAACTTCGTCTATTTCGACACCGACAAGGTGCGCATCGGGCCGGAGCACATCATGGCGAGCGGCGCTCTGCCGCCGGCCTTCCCCTCGATCCGCATCGAGGGCGAGTATTACTGGGACGGCGGCATCGTTTCCAACACGCCGCTGCAATATCTGCTCGACCAGGAGGAGGACCGCTCCTCACTGGTGTTCCAGGTCGACCTGTTCAGCGCCCGCGGCGTGCTGCCGCGCGGCATGGCCGACGTCCTGTCGCGCCACAAGGACATCATGTATTCCAGCCGCACGCGCCAGAACACCGACAACTTCCAGCGCATCCATGCGCTGAAGATGAAGCTGCTGGATGCGCTGAGGCGCGTGCCGCCGGAGCAGCTCAAGGATGGCGAGAAGGAATTGATGGCCGACTACTCCGACGCCGGCGTCGTCAACATCGTCCACCTGATCTACCAGCACAAAGGCTATGAAGGCCACGCCAAGGACTACGAGTTCTCCGGCACTTCCATGCGCGAGCACTGGGAGATGGGCCTGGAAGACACTGAGCGCACGCTGCGCCACAAGAAATGGCTGATGCTGCCGGACAACGCCGAAGGCGTCACCATCCACGATCTGCACCGCGAAGACCCGACCTGA
- a CDS encoding 3-hydroxybutyrate dehydrogenase, producing MASLSSKNALVTGSTSGIGLAIARAFAAEGANVTINGLGDAAAIEQERAGIEKDFGVKCRYSGANMMDGAAVTAMIHEAEEAFGSLDILVNNAGIQHVAPIEEFPDDKWEAIIRINLLAAFYAIKAAVPGMKSRKWGRIINTASAHALVASPFKSAYVSAKHGIAGLTKTVALEVAQDGITVNAIAPGYVWTPLVEKQIPDTMKARGMTEEQVKHDVLLAAQPTKEFVTVEELAALTLFLCSDAAKQMTGTTLPMDGGWTAQ from the coding sequence ATGGCTTCCCTGTCCTCGAAGAATGCGCTCGTCACCGGCTCAACCAGCGGCATCGGCCTTGCAATCGCCCGGGCCTTCGCCGCCGAGGGCGCCAACGTCACCATCAACGGCCTGGGCGATGCCGCGGCGATCGAGCAGGAGCGGGCCGGCATCGAAAAGGATTTCGGCGTCAAGTGCCGCTATTCGGGCGCCAACATGATGGACGGCGCCGCGGTCACCGCCATGATCCACGAGGCCGAGGAAGCGTTCGGCAGCCTCGACATCCTGGTCAACAATGCCGGCATCCAGCATGTCGCGCCGATCGAGGAATTTCCCGACGACAAATGGGAAGCCATCATCCGCATCAACCTTCTCGCCGCATTCTATGCGATCAAGGCGGCGGTGCCCGGCATGAAGAGCCGTAAATGGGGCCGCATCATCAACACGGCTTCCGCCCATGCGCTGGTCGCCTCGCCGTTCAAATCGGCCTATGTCTCGGCCAAGCACGGCATTGCCGGCCTGACCAAGACGGTGGCGCTGGAAGTGGCGCAGGACGGCATCACCGTGAACGCGATCGCGCCCGGCTATGTCTGGACGCCGCTGGTCGAAAAGCAGATCCCCGACACGATGAAGGCGCGCGGCATGACCGAGGAACAGGTCAAGCACGACGTGCTGCTCGCAGCGCAGCCGACCAAGGAGTTCGTCACCGTCGAGGAGCTTGCCGCGCTGACGCTCTTCCTGTGCTCGGATGCCGCCAAGCAGATGACCGGCACGACCCTGCCGATGGATGGCGGCTGGACGGCGCAGTAG
- a CDS encoding ABC transporter substrate-binding protein, translating into MRYLRATLVATAAFAFLANAALAEPKTNLLHQWATGSDAQAIAKLGEMFEAKGGKWQQTSIAGHTANTLAKLRADVIAGNAPPAVQLKGPEIAEWNKTGMTADLDDLAKAENWEKVVAPELLPVMKPSGKWVAAPMNIHRINWIWASPKVMQAAGVTEIPKTWAEFNAACDKIVATGKICISHSTADWTDSTVFEVVVYGQDLDLYRKAFVEGNVDAMRSDGMVKAFEQLRIMTSKYMDPGMNGRDWDSMSALVGRGEAAFHIMGDWTIGLLTAAGFKEGTDYVCAQAPTDWGKPGFILNSDSVVFFQQKDPDYVEGQKLLASTILSPEFQTVFNQAKGSIPARLDVDLSKGFNPCQQKSQKDLQASIEAGTLVRSMAHNMTVPQKVRGAMMDTITEFVATPDMSAKDAANAMADAAEAQE; encoded by the coding sequence ATGAGATATCTGAGGGCGACCCTTGTCGCCACGGCGGCATTTGCCTTTCTTGCCAACGCAGCACTCGCCGAGCCGAAGACCAATCTGCTCCACCAATGGGCGACCGGATCGGATGCGCAGGCCATCGCCAAGCTTGGCGAGATGTTCGAGGCGAAGGGCGGAAAATGGCAGCAGACCTCGATCGCCGGCCATACCGCCAACACGCTTGCAAAGCTGCGCGCCGACGTGATCGCAGGCAATGCTCCTCCGGCGGTTCAGCTCAAGGGTCCGGAGATCGCCGAATGGAACAAGACCGGCATGACAGCCGATCTGGACGATCTCGCGAAGGCGGAGAATTGGGAGAAGGTGGTGGCGCCGGAATTGCTGCCGGTGATGAAGCCGAGCGGCAAGTGGGTGGCGGCGCCGATGAACATCCACCGCATCAACTGGATATGGGCATCGCCGAAGGTCATGCAGGCAGCCGGCGTGACCGAAATTCCCAAGACCTGGGCGGAATTCAACGCGGCCTGCGACAAGATCGTGGCTACCGGCAAGATATGCATCTCGCACTCGACCGCCGACTGGACCGATTCCACGGTCTTTGAAGTCGTCGTCTACGGCCAGGACCTCGACCTCTATCGCAAGGCCTTCGTCGAAGGCAACGTGGACGCCATGCGCAGCGACGGAATGGTCAAGGCCTTCGAGCAACTCCGCATCATGACGTCCAAATACATGGACCCCGGCATGAACGGCCGCGACTGGGATTCGATGTCGGCCCTGGTCGGCCGCGGCGAGGCGGCGTTCCACATCATGGGCGACTGGACGATCGGCCTGCTTACCGCCGCCGGATTCAAGGAGGGAACGGACTATGTCTGCGCCCAGGCGCCGACCGACTGGGGCAAGCCCGGCTTCATCCTGAACTCCGATTCCGTCGTGTTCTTCCAGCAGAAGGATCCCGACTACGTGGAGGGCCAAAAGCTGCTCGCCAGCACCATCTTGTCGCCGGAGTTCCAGACCGTCTTCAACCAGGCCAAGGGCTCGATCCCGGCGCGCCTCGACGTCGATCTGTCGAAGGGTTTCAATCCCTGCCAGCAGAAGTCCCAGAAGGACCTGCAGGCCTCGATCGAAGCGGGTACGCTGGTCCGCTCAATGGCCCACAACATGACCGTCCCGCAAAAGGTCCGCGGCGCCATGATGGACACGATCACAGAATTCGTCGCGACGCCGGACATGTCCGCCAAGGATGCGGCCAATGCCATGGCCGACGCCGCCGAAGCGCAGGAATGA
- a CDS encoding ABC transporter ATP-binding protein: MTSQSLSALTIRNLHKSYGAVDVLKGINLEAQPGEFIALVGPSGCGKSTLLAMIAGLESVTSGEIRIGNRLVNSVPPKDRDIAMVFQSYALYPTMTVRQNITFGMESRGVPKADQAEAVKRVAALLQIEALLGRKPGQLSGGQRQRVAMGRALVRDPKLFLFDEPLSNLDAKLRVDMRTEIKKLHNRVGKTTVYVTHDQVEAMTLASRIAVMHQGSVQQFDAAQMIYSRPANMFVAGFMGSPAMNFIPAELGDGAGRPCVTVRTVDGGTAALELAQPVPAGAPRKVVLGVRPEHIYRLSDDLTHRKHAIAAVKAPVELVEPTGAETLAVLRLGDLEVTGRFDPDSAPRMGETMTLGIDMARACLFDPTTQSLL, from the coding sequence ATGACGAGCCAATCCCTATCAGCCCTGACCATCCGCAATCTTCACAAGAGCTACGGCGCCGTGGACGTCTTGAAAGGCATCAACCTCGAAGCGCAGCCGGGAGAGTTCATCGCTCTCGTCGGACCTTCCGGTTGCGGCAAGTCCACCCTGCTTGCCATGATTGCCGGACTTGAAAGCGTGACGTCGGGCGAAATCCGCATCGGCAACCGGCTCGTCAATTCCGTGCCGCCAAAGGATCGCGACATCGCAATGGTGTTCCAGTCCTATGCGCTCTACCCGACCATGACCGTGCGCCAGAACATCACCTTCGGCATGGAGAGCCGAGGCGTGCCGAAGGCCGATCAGGCCGAAGCCGTCAAGCGCGTCGCGGCGCTGCTGCAGATCGAGGCGCTGCTTGGCCGCAAGCCCGGGCAACTCTCCGGCGGCCAGCGCCAGCGGGTCGCCATGGGCCGGGCGCTGGTGCGGGACCCGAAGCTCTTCCTGTTCGACGAGCCGCTTTCCAACCTCGATGCCAAGCTGCGCGTCGACATGCGCACCGAGATCAAGAAGCTGCACAACCGTGTCGGCAAGACCACGGTCTATGTCACCCACGACCAGGTGGAGGCGATGACGCTCGCTTCGCGCATCGCCGTCATGCATCAGGGGTCGGTGCAGCAGTTCGACGCGGCCCAGATGATCTACAGCCGCCCCGCCAACATGTTCGTCGCGGGTTTCATGGGCTCTCCGGCGATGAATTTCATTCCTGCCGAGCTTGGCGACGGGGCGGGCCGGCCCTGCGTCACGGTTCGGACCGTGGATGGCGGCACGGCGGCGTTGGAACTTGCCCAGCCGGTGCCGGCCGGCGCGCCAAGGAAGGTCGTGCTCGGCGTGCGGCCGGAACATATCTACCGCTTGTCGGACGACCTGACCCACCGCAAGCACGCCATTGCGGCGGTGAAGGCCCCGGTCGAGCTGGTCGAGCCCACGGGTGCGGAGACCTTGGCGGTGCTGCGCTTAGGCGATCTCGAAGTCACCGGCCGTTTCGACCCGGACAGTGCGCCACGCATGGGCGAGACAATGACCCTCGGCATCGACATGGCGCGGGCTTGCCTCTTCGACCCGACGACCCAATCCCTTCTTTGA
- a CDS encoding SDR family NAD(P)-dependent oxidoreductase, which produces MTFATYPSLADRVVLITGGASGIGAEMVRAFSANAARVAFLDIQEAVGRELKAELAGATRHAPLFVPCDVTDIAALRAAIEHVREKAGPVAVLVNNAANDDRHAVADVTPDYWDHAQNVNLKHQFFAAQAVHPQMKSLGFGSIINLSSTSWRFGADQMTAYATAKAAIIGMTRSLARAFGPDNIRVNAIEPGAVITERQRRLWYTTQESVDQMVGRQLIRRVLLADEIARTALFLAADDSRMITKQSITVDAGLR; this is translated from the coding sequence TTGACATTCGCTACCTATCCAAGCCTCGCAGACCGTGTCGTGCTGATCACCGGAGGAGCCTCCGGCATCGGCGCCGAAATGGTTCGCGCCTTCTCGGCCAACGCGGCGCGCGTGGCATTTCTCGACATTCAGGAAGCGGTCGGCCGGGAGCTCAAGGCGGAGCTTGCGGGCGCCACGCGCCACGCGCCCCTGTTCGTGCCATGCGATGTGACCGACATCGCGGCCCTGCGCGCGGCGATCGAGCATGTGCGGGAAAAGGCCGGGCCGGTTGCTGTCCTGGTGAACAACGCCGCCAATGATGACCGCCACGCAGTCGCCGACGTGACGCCGGACTACTGGGATCATGCCCAGAACGTCAATCTGAAGCACCAGTTCTTCGCCGCCCAGGCCGTCCATCCGCAGATGAAGTCGCTGGGTTTTGGCTCCATCATCAATCTTTCCTCGACCTCCTGGCGCTTCGGCGCCGACCAGATGACCGCCTATGCCACGGCCAAGGCCGCGATCATCGGCATGACGCGGTCATTGGCCCGCGCCTTCGGTCCCGACAACATCCGCGTCAACGCCATCGAGCCAGGCGCCGTGATCACCGAACGGCAGCGCCGTCTCTGGTACACAACGCAGGAGTCCGTCGATCAGATGGTCGGGCGCCAGTTGATCAGGCGGGTTCTGCTGGCCGACGAGATCGCCCGCACGGCGCTTTTTCTCGCCGCCGACGACAGCCGCATGATCACCAAGCAATCCATCACCGTCGATGCGGGCCTGCGCTGA
- a CDS encoding carbohydrate ABC transporter permease: MAELAAAIDLEAASASRRHFWSRFAIYGLLTVFAAIYLIPLLVVVFNSFREQAEIARDGLISLPKTFRLEAWTQAWSTYCIAGTCQGMQRNFLNSLWMTIPATIISTLLGAVNGYVLSKWRFRGSEVLFTLMLLGVFMPGQIALMPWAFVLGKLGLTNSTYGLILVHVVQGISFTTLFCRNYYVGIPDDLIKAARIDGAGFWRIFWKIMMPLSPPILIVTVIWQFTGIWNEYLFGVVFTSGQAQPITAALVALTASGTTARSYDVMSAAVLIGALPPLLIYLFGGKYFVRGLTQGAIK; encoded by the coding sequence ATGGCTGAACTGGCCGCCGCCATCGACCTGGAAGCGGCTTCAGCGAGCCGCAGGCACTTCTGGAGCCGGTTCGCGATCTATGGCCTGCTCACGGTCTTCGCCGCAATCTATCTGATCCCGCTGCTCGTGGTCGTCTTCAATTCCTTCCGCGAGCAGGCGGAGATCGCGCGCGACGGCCTCATCTCGCTCCCGAAGACCTTCCGGCTGGAGGCATGGACGCAGGCCTGGAGCACCTATTGCATCGCGGGCACATGCCAGGGAATGCAACGGAATTTCCTGAACTCGCTGTGGATGACCATTCCGGCGACGATCATTTCCACGCTGCTCGGCGCCGTGAACGGCTACGTGCTGTCCAAATGGCGCTTCAGGGGCTCGGAAGTCCTGTTCACCCTGATGCTGCTCGGCGTCTTCATGCCGGGGCAGATCGCGCTGATGCCCTGGGCATTCGTTCTTGGAAAGCTCGGCCTGACCAACTCGACCTACGGGCTGATCCTGGTGCATGTCGTCCAGGGAATTTCCTTCACCACCCTGTTCTGCCGCAACTACTATGTCGGCATCCCCGACGACCTGATCAAAGCGGCGCGCATTGACGGCGCCGGCTTCTGGCGGATCTTCTGGAAGATCATGATGCCGCTGTCGCCGCCCATCCTGATCGTGACCGTCATCTGGCAGTTCACAGGCATATGGAACGAGTATCTGTTCGGCGTGGTCTTCACGTCCGGCCAGGCGCAGCCGATCACAGCCGCGCTCGTCGCGCTGACGGCGAGCGGCACGACCGCCCGCAGCTACGACGTGATGAGCGCCGCCGTGCTGATCGGCGCGCTGCCGCCGCTCCTGATCTATCTCTTTGGCGGCAAATACTTCGTTCGCGGTCTGACACAGGGCGCCATCAAATGA